A single region of the Sorghum bicolor cultivar BTx623 chromosome 9, Sorghum_bicolor_NCBIv3, whole genome shotgun sequence genome encodes:
- the LOC8072538 gene encoding uncharacterized protein LOC8072538, giving the protein MSWIRSALKRALIAPKPWGSRQFAATAVAGETQAERVAAEMVRYALGGAVHRSSPEEAMRILEQGASNLQGGGEGSAEAVGLLMLAMSTLLYRSGRRQDAMEKLKATQQVAPSAAFRVAAWEALMGLHMEAGQEMSYLISPDDLVDLSIKDDSRWSDQDHLKFRVNAIRGLVALLNGETESAAQLFDDWSRDFSGGENQTQNAAISYGEYLHCVGDFQMAAQVYEKIHEAFCMDDVSGNLLAAGNMVSEEASLGATCSYGQLLSHSGKFDEAEDYLTRALQKAEEQFGANHPKVGIILTCIARMYKMKAKSESSTSIMVQEGLYRKALEVLKAPAINSEGTSKQVDWRDIISLARGEYAELLLIQSNRKAEGERMKQWAEDAWRNRRLTLAQALEFSEPSKPTLVVDTRIGRVV; this is encoded by the exons ATGAGCTGGATCCGATCGGCTCTGAAGAGGGCCCTCATCGCTCCGAAGCCGTGGGGCTCCCGCCAGTTTGCTGCCACAGCAGTCGCCGGCGAGACGCAGGCTGAGAGGGTGGCGGCGGAGATGGTCCGCTACGCCCTTGGCGGCGCCGTGCACCGGAGCTCGCCAG AGGAGGCGATGCGGATACTGGAGCAAGGCGCCTCGAACCTgcagggcggaggcgagggcagcGCCGAGGCTGTGGGCCTGCTCATGCTCGCTATGTCCACGCTGCTCTACCGGAG TGGAAGACGTCAAGATGCAATGGAAAAGCTCAAAGCAACCCAACAAGTTGCCCCTTCTGCAGCTTTCAGAG TTGCAGCGTGGGAAGCACTAATGGGATTACACATGGAGGCAGGGCAG GAGATGTCCTACTTGATTTCCCCAGATGATTTAGTTGATCTGTCAATCAAAGATGATAGCAGATGGTCTGATCAGGACCATCTTAAATTTCGGGTTAATGCTATCAGAGGACTTGTTGCACTTCTGAATGGAGAAACAGAATCAG CTGCCCAGCTGTTTGATGATTGGAGTAGAGACTTTTCTGGAGGCGAAAACCAAACAC AAAATGCTGCCATTTCATATGGTGAATATTTGCATTGTGTTGGGGATTTTCAAATGGCAGCACAAGTGTATGAGAAAATTCATGAGGCATTTTGCATGGATGACGTGTCTGGAAACCTTTTAGCAGCTGGAAACATGGTTTCTGAGGAGGCTTCTCTTGGGGCCACTTGCTCATATGGCCAGCTTTTATCTCACTCTGG GAAGTTTGATGAGGCAGAGGATTATCTCACAAGAGCTCTACAGAAGGCTGAAGAACAATTTG GTGCAAACCACCCAAAGGTTGGTATTATATTGACCTGTATAGCTAGAATGTACAAAATGAAGGCAAAATCGGAAAGTTCTACTTCAATTATGGTCCAGGAG GGATTATACAGGAAGGCCCTAGAAGTATTGAAAGCTCCTGCTATTAATTCTGAGG GTACCAGCAAGCAGGTCGATTGGAGAGATATCATCTCCCTTGCCAGAG GTGAGTACGCAGAGCTGTTATTAATTCAGTCTAACAGGAAGGCGGAAGGTGAACGGATGAAGCAGTGGGCAGAAGATGCTTGGAGGAACCGTAGGCTAACGCTAGCACAAGCTCTAGAGTTTTCAGAACCTTCAAAGCCGACTCTCGTTGTTGACACCCGGATCGGCAGGGTCGTGTAG
- the LOC110430338 gene encoding uncharacterized protein LOC110430338 isoform X3 has translation MDGHHYANLTVINDSEIQSISAHIEERAVIARLPQSARDIIGHKDLKDVIQEELQINIKRISQGDSDLDSEHHKEVQKQYYDLQDGNKETTSQLNEYIAGYSDDSDWEPYVP, from the exons ATGGATGGTCACCACTATGCAAATCTTACAGTAATTAACGACTCAGAGATTCAATCCATCAGTGCCCACATAGAAGAGAGAGCAGTGATTGCAAGGCTTCCACAGTCAGCAAGAGATATCATAGGGCACAAAGACTTAAAGGATGTAATCCAGGAAGAACTTCAGATTAATATCAAG AGGATTTCTCAAG GAGACTCTGATCTTGACAGTGAGCACCATAAAGAGGTCCAAAAACAGTACTATGACCTTCAAG ATGGAAACAAAGAGACCACTTCCCAGTTAAATG AATACATCGCCGGGTATTCAGATGATTCAG ACTGGGAACCATATGTACCATGA
- the LOC8061763 gene encoding uncharacterized protein LOC8061763, with product MEGLIPFIYRAIVQYRKEGQVSVGDLFFDEPSPTSYFHLPGDSGRYQQVTATSGDLFSQTTTASSSAVGVARRSPVRCPSHRRPASGVPRTVSRS from the coding sequence ATGGAAGGCCTCATCCCGTTCATCTACAGGGCCATCGTGCAGTACAGGAAGGAAGGGCAGGTCTCCGTGGGCGACCTCTTCTTCGACGAGCCCTCGCCGACGTCCTACTTCCATCTCCCGGGCGACTCCGGCCGGTACCAACAGGTGACGGCGACTAGCGGCGATCTGTTCTCCCAGACTACTACAGCCAGCTCCAGTGCGGTCGGCGTGGCACGACGCTCTCCGGTGAGGTGCCCGTCGCACCGCCGGCCGGCGTCCGGCGTCCCCAGAACCGTGAGTCGATCGTGA
- the LOC110429993 gene encoding uncharacterized protein LOC110429993 yields MPRRGKSSKPSYGRTTGSPYIHKPLPSGVPIPMCFCGDPCKVEISEDEETYRQRYWMCSNFAWEPTPKQRRNNFITPPPLCDFEQWIDTEIKESDKRLLQGLKEWDAERAEILEKRRREEAQKREHKEEEERRRVAAAREEREKKLERVRQAKAAMDENPDAERKGKWPRCTQ; encoded by the exons ATGCCACGTCGTGGAAAAAGTAGCAAACCAAG CTATGGCCGGACGACCGGGAGTCCGTACATCCACAAGCCGCTTCCTAGCGGTGTTCCAATACCTATGTGCTTTTGTGGTGATCCTTGCAAGGTAGAAATTTCGGAAGACGAGGAAACCTATCGGCAGAGGTATTGGATGTGTTCCAATTTTGCCTGGGAGCCTACGCCAAAACAACGCCGCAATAACTTTATT ACCCCTCCACCATTGTGTGATTTTGAGCAGTGGATTGACACTGAGATTAAGGAGTCCGACAAGCGGCTTCTACAAGGCCTAAAGGAGTGGGATGCAGAGCGTGCAGAGATATTAGAGAAGAGACGTAGAGAGGAGGCTCAAAAGAGGGAGcacaaggaagaggaggaaagaAGACGTGTTGCTGCGGCTCGGGAGGAGAGGGAAAAGAAGCTTGAGCGTGTGCGCCAAGCGAAGGCAGCGATGGATGAGAATCCAGATGCCGAGAGGAAGGGAAAGTGGCCTCGTTGCACTCAGTAG
- the LOC110430324 gene encoding uncharacterized protein LOC110430324: protein MGENKGSRSAIAVLLVLVMALGFFAGQSSARSWTDFASLIQGGAAAESADELCKDCDCPLTGGCVCYDTFASCPNFCSGCWCSKTKAECQCVNYVEKKWCAAPPATTVQKKPVSDALY from the exons ATGGGGGAAAACAAGGGCAGCCGCAGCGCAATTGCCGTGCTCCTGGTCCTGGTGATGGCCTTGGGCTTCTTCGCCGGGCAATCCTCGGCACGTAGCTGGACTGACTTCGCCAGTCTCATCCAAGGAG GAGCAGCGGCGGAATCGGCGGACGAACTCTGCAAGGACTGCGACTGTCCCTTAACCGGTGGCTGCGTGTGCTACGACACCTTCGCTTCGTGTCCCAACTTCTGCTCTGGTTGCTGGTGCTCTAAGACGAAGGCTGAATGCCAATGCGTTAACTATGTCGAGAAGAAGTGGTGTGCTGCACCACCTGCAACCACGGTGCAGAAGAAACCGGTCAGCGATGCCCTCTACTAA
- the LOC8061764 gene encoding uncharacterized protein LOC8061764, whose protein sequence is MPPLAPTTTSSSEPEPPFRPREKILEKQRYFQSVRRPTYLKGRHDVITSVAIPLALALSSMYLVGRGIYNMSHGIGKKE, encoded by the exons ATGCCGCCGCTGgcgccgacgacgacgtcgtcgtcggagCCGGAACCGCCGTTCCGGCCGCGGGAGAAGATCCTGGAGAAGCAGAGGTACTTCCAGAGCGTCCGCAGGCCGACGTACCTCAAGGGCCGCCACGACGTGATCACCTCCGTCGCCATCCCGCTCGCCCTCGCACTCTCCAGCATGTACCTCGTT GGGCGCGGGATTTACAACATGTCCCACGGCATAGGGAAGAAGGAATGA
- the LOC110430337 gene encoding probable protein phosphatase 2C 49, producing the protein MAEICCEETKSTPPASASAITALARGRPRVEMAVAEAACRSSSSSTPAADEGAGGGGGASATRCGKRRRVACAAPVRSCQRSRTTSGFGSTWWWPRYGVTSVCGLRREMEDAVSIRPDFLRGAADPSSGKHHFYGVFDGHGCCHVARMCQDRMHALVADEYKKAGSGNSATAAAAEPAWEEVMKKVFARMDGEAATRAASRSSNGSIACRCELQKPTRCDHAGSTAVVAVVSPTSVVVANAGDSRAVLSRAGVPVPLSVDHKPDRQDELERIQEAGGRVIYWDGARVLGVLAMSRAIGDGYLKPFVTAEPEVAVTERTDDDECLILASDGLWDVVTNEMACDVVRACFRSNGPPSPPAARPNGVLPPPAAGAGREGDDGAASPVKGVDKADSDRACSEAALLLAKLALARRSTDNVSVVVVDLRRRC; encoded by the exons ATGGCCGAGATTTGCTGCGAGGAGACCAAGTCGACCCCGCCGGCGTCGGCTTCGGCCATCACGGCGCTTGCCAGGGGTCGCCCCAGGGTGGAAATGGCCGTGGCCGAGGCAGCATGCcgctccagctccagctccacGCCGGCCGCGGACGAAGGtgccggtggcggtggcggtgccaGTGCCACGCGGTGCGGCAAGCGGCGGAGGGTGGCGTGCGCGGCGCCCGTGCGCTCGTGCCAGAGGTCCCGGACGACGTCGGGGTTCGGCTCCACTTGGTGGTGGCCGAGGTACGGCGTCACCTCGGTCTGTGGCCTCCGTCGCGAGATGGAGGATGCCGTGTCCATCAGGCCGGACTTCCTGCGCGGCGCCGCTGACCCTTCCTCCGGCAAGCACCATTTCTACGGCGTCTTTGACGGCCACGGTTGCTGCCAT GTGGCCAGGATGTGCCAGGACAGGATGCACGCGCTGGTCGCGGACGAGTACAAGAAGGCGGGCTCCGGCAACAGTGCCACGGCAGCAGCGGCGGAGCCGGCCTGGGAAGAGGTGATGAAGAAGGTGTTCGCGCGGATGGACGGTGAAGCCGCGACCCGGGCCGCGAGCCGCAGCAGCAACGGCAGCATCGCCTGCCGCTGCGAGCTGCAGAAGCCCACGCGGTGCGACCACGCGGGCTCAACCGCCGTCGTCGCGGTTGTCAGCCCCACCAGCGTAGTCGTCGCCAACGCCGGCGACTCCCGCGCCGTCCTTTCTCGCGCCGGCGTCCCCGTGCCCCTGTCGGTCGACCACAAA CCTGACCGGCAAGACGAGCTAGAGCGCATCCAGGAGGCGGGTGGCCGCGTCATCTACTGGGACGGCGCAAGAGTGCTGGGCGTCcttgccatgtctcgagccatcg GTGACGGCTACCTGAAGCCGTTCGTGACGGCGGAGCCGGAGGTGGCGGTGACGGAGCGCACGGACGACGACGAGTGCCTGATCCTGGCGAGCGACGGGCTGTGGGACGTGGTGACCAACGAGATGGCGTGCGACGTCGTCCGGGCCTGCTTCCGTAGCAACGGCCCGCCGTCGCCGCCTGCCGCGCGGCCGAACGGCGTGCTCCCGCCGCCCGCTGCCGGGGCAGGGCGGGAAGGCGACGACGGTGCGGCCAGCCCGGTGAAGGGCGTGGACAAGGCCGACTCCGACAGGGCGTGCTCCGAGGCGGCCCTGCTGCTTGCGAAGCTCGCGCTCGCGCGCCGCAGCACGGATAACGttagcgtcgtcgtcgtcgacctcCGGCGGAGGTGCTGA
- the LOC110430338 gene encoding uncharacterized protein LOC110430338 isoform X2 produces MDGHHYANLTVINDSEIQSISAHIEERAVIARLPQSARDIIGHKDLKDVIQEELQINIKRISQDMSIPEITHIGVKKETHNGSIISIWPLWYEVITEDMHPNQHDLYYLENTDNFRGDSDLDSEHHKEVQKQYYDLQDGNKETTSQLNEYIAGYSDDSDWEPYVP; encoded by the exons ATGGATGGTCACCACTATGCAAATCTTACAGTAATTAACGACTCAGAGATTCAATCCATCAGTGCCCACATAGAAGAGAGAGCAGTGATTGCAAGGCTTCCACAGTCAGCAAGAGATATCATAGGGCACAAAGACTTAAAGGATGTAATCCAGGAAGAACTTCAGATTAATATCAAG AGGATTTCTCAAG ATATGTCTATACCGGAGATCACACATATAGGTGTCAAAAAAGAAACACATAATGGTAGTATTATCAGCATCTGGCCATTATGGTATGAAGTCATTACAGAGGACATGCATCCCAACCAACATGACCTATACTATTTAGAAAACACTGACAACTTTCGAG GAGACTCTGATCTTGACAGTGAGCACCATAAAGAGGTCCAAAAACAGTACTATGACCTTCAAG ATGGAAACAAAGAGACCACTTCCCAGTTAAATG AATACATCGCCGGGTATTCAGATGATTCAG ACTGGGAACCATATGTACCATGA
- the LOC110430338 gene encoding uncharacterized protein LOC110430338 isoform X1, which translates to MDGHHYANLTVINDSEIQSISAHIEERAVIARLPQSARDIIGHKDLKDVIQEELQINIKVEDISQYNSDYIIMLDSSSTKTILLDRGFLKVGSFILPLIPWDRSYGSTILPLQTHLTDAHNLNPHSLIASNSQHLTIYIYGLPPHLCCEFIVRQLLKKICIVHKIAFTPANLTYSVDAYGSDMSIPEITHIGVKKETHNGSIISIWPLWYEVITEDMHPNQHDLYYLENTDNFRGDSDLDSEHHKEVQKQYYDLQDGNKETTSQLNEYIAGYSDDSDWEPYVP; encoded by the exons ATGGATGGTCACCACTATGCAAATCTTACAGTAATTAACGACTCAGAGATTCAATCCATCAGTGCCCACATAGAAGAGAGAGCAGTGATTGCAAGGCTTCCACAGTCAGCAAGAGATATCATAGGGCACAAAGACTTAAAGGATGTAATCCAGGAAGAACTTCAGATTAATATCAAGGTAGAAGATATCTCACAGTACAACTCAGATTACATTATCATGCTAGACTCATCCAGTACAAAGACCATCCTCCTTGACAGAGGATTTCTCAAGGTTGGTTCCTTCATACTTCCACTGATCCCATGGGACAGAAGTTATGGTTCAACAATTCTCCCTCTTCAGACCCATCTTACAGATGCTCACAACCTAAATCCCCATTCACTCATAGCATCCAACAGTCAACACCTAACCATTTATATATATGGGCTTCCACCTCATCTCTGTTGTGAGTTCATAGTACGCCAGCTCCTTAAGAAAATATGCATTGTCCACAAAATAGCATTTACGCCAGCAAACCTGACATATTCAGTGGATGCTTACGGATCAGATATGTCTATACCGGAGATCACACATATAGGTGTCAAAAAAGAAACACATAATGGTAGTATTATCAGCATCTGGCCATTATGGTATGAAGTCATTACAGAGGACATGCATCCCAACCAACATGACCTATACTATTTAGAAAACACTGACAACTTTCGAG GAGACTCTGATCTTGACAGTGAGCACCATAAAGAGGTCCAAAAACAGTACTATGACCTTCAAG ATGGAAACAAAGAGACCACTTCCCAGTTAAATG AATACATCGCCGGGTATTCAGATGATTCAG ACTGGGAACCATATGTACCATGA